The DNA sequence AAGAAGCAACCATGATCAAGCTCCCTTCACTCCACGCCCTCCTCATCGGATACGAGATATTTTTACCCCAGGGCTGCTTGTGGGTGCACGCGCCACCTCCGTTACGGGACTTGCTATGCAGCGCGCAGCTGCAATTGCGGTGGTAAGGCCGGCGCTCCACGCAGTGGTCAAAGCCAGAGATGCTGCCCTCGAAGATCGGGCGGAAAAGACCATCTGCTGCGGCGCCGGAGGCCATGCCAAACAGCACCCAAACCAGgaaggaaaaaaatatattgcCTTTCGCACTGGTTTCCTTCCTTGGTTGTTATCCCTTAATGCGTTATTTAACTTGTTATTAATGGGCCGGTTTGGTGATCACAACGTGTTTGCGCCGAccactttttgttttttttctttaattaaaaaaaaccaaaatataacaataatatgaaattttgtttttttaataaaattcagTTGGA is a window from the Arachis stenosperma cultivar V10309 chromosome 3, arast.V10309.gnm1.PFL2, whole genome shotgun sequence genome containing:
- the LOC130969559 gene encoding uncharacterized protein LOC130969559: MASGAAADGLFRPIFEGSISGFDHCVERRPYHRNCSCALHSKSRNGGGACTHKQPWGKNISYPMRRAWSEGSLIMVASSVHSSPSSSPVAAASSSVGLRNYQLGAVSVDLETGEQHY